In one window of Gudongella oleilytica DNA:
- a CDS encoding winged helix-turn-helix domain-containing protein — MRENGFFLPTPKYKELMILNYIEQNPDTTQKELGKEIGAAASMINAYLDEYEANGYITREYITSKTVKYHITSKGLKRKNFLNISFIEQLMDMHKLAREGIELFFRELEQRDFKKLLLYGAGEVAEIILGVLKYGSGTNIDIVAVVDDDLEKRGTTIVGYPIISSVDIKKYKHDGIFISSYTYEDSIKQQLVKKGYNKEKILTFFTES; from the coding sequence ATGAGAGAAAACGGCTTTTTCCTTCCCACCCCAAAATACAAAGAACTAATGATCCTGAACTACATAGAACAAAACCCAGATACCACACAAAAAGAATTAGGCAAAGAGATTGGAGCAGCAGCTTCAATGATAAATGCTTACCTGGACGAATATGAAGCCAATGGCTATATAACCAGAGAATACATAACATCAAAGACAGTGAAGTACCACATAACCTCAAAAGGCTTAAAGAGAAAAAACTTCCTAAATATAAGCTTTATTGAACAACTAATGGATATGCATAAGCTTGCCAGAGAAGGCATAGAATTATTTTTCAGAGAACTGGAGCAAAGAGATTTCAAAAAGCTTCTACTGTATGGAGCAGGAGAGGTAGCAGAAATAATTCTTGGGGTCCTTAAATATGGCTCAGGTACTAATATTGATATAGTTGCTGTGGTAGATGATGATCTTGAAAAAAGAGGAACAACTATCGTAGGATATCCGATAATATCTTCAGTAGATATTAAGAAGTATAAGCATGATGGGATATTTATTTCGAGCTATACTTATGAAGACTCAATTAAACAACAGCTGGTAAAGAAAGGTTACAACAAAGAAAAGATACTTACATTCTTTACAGAGAGTTAA